One Sediminicola sp. YIK13 DNA segment encodes these proteins:
- a CDS encoding NAD-dependent succinate-semialdehyde dehydrogenase, whose product MEFKSINPYNGQEVGTYTSITEQELEEKLHKSKIAHKAWKQVPLAERCRLLKKAGAVLRDNVEEYAKMISLEMGKPLSEAKGEVNKCAWVCDYYADNATAFLADETIGTDAEKSFVRHDSIGAVLAIMPWNFPFWQVFRYAAPTLTAGNTGLLKHAPNVFGCAQQIEDVFTRAGYPEYVFQNLIVHHDQTEKIIVHDAVKAVTLTGSERAGSAVAELAGRYIKKTVLELGGNNAFIVWDDADIDQSVKIAVTARMMNCGQSCIAAKRFILMDGIYDEFVQKFTEAVKQLKSGDPMEDNTTIGPLARLDLADQLNTQVKESVSQGAKLLLGGNQNGCYHEPTILGEVVPGMAAFDQETFGPLAAMIRARDIDHAFELSENSKYGLGVTVCTKNTEMALEHAHKVSDGAYFINELVKSDPRLPFGGTKNSGYGRELSKDGMMEFVNRKTVYVKH is encoded by the coding sequence ATGGAATTTAAGAGCATCAACCCTTACAATGGGCAGGAAGTAGGAACATACACATCAATTACAGAACAGGAACTGGAGGAAAAACTCCATAAAAGCAAGATCGCCCATAAGGCCTGGAAACAGGTGCCCCTTGCCGAGCGCTGCAGGCTACTGAAAAAAGCGGGAGCGGTTTTGCGGGATAATGTGGAGGAATATGCCAAGATGATCAGCTTGGAAATGGGGAAACCCCTTTCGGAAGCCAAAGGGGAAGTCAACAAGTGCGCATGGGTGTGCGATTATTACGCCGATAATGCCACTGCCTTTCTCGCTGATGAAACCATAGGTACCGATGCCGAGAAAAGTTTTGTACGTCATGACTCCATTGGGGCTGTTCTGGCCATTATGCCCTGGAACTTTCCATTTTGGCAGGTGTTCAGGTATGCGGCGCCCACCTTGACCGCGGGCAATACAGGCTTGTTAAAACACGCCCCGAATGTCTTTGGATGTGCCCAACAGATAGAGGATGTTTTCACAAGGGCAGGGTATCCAGAATATGTGTTTCAGAACCTGATTGTGCACCACGACCAAACCGAGAAGATCATTGTACACGATGCCGTAAAAGCAGTTACCCTAACAGGGAGTGAAAGGGCAGGCTCGGCCGTGGCGGAACTGGCGGGGCGCTACATAAAGAAAACGGTGCTGGAACTCGGGGGCAACAATGCTTTTATCGTATGGGACGATGCGGACATTGACCAGAGCGTAAAGATTGCGGTAACGGCCAGGATGATGAATTGTGGACAAAGCTGTATTGCGGCCAAACGCTTTATTTTAATGGATGGTATTTATGATGAATTCGTCCAGAAATTCACCGAGGCGGTAAAACAATTGAAATCTGGGGATCCGATGGAGGACAATACCACCATAGGGCCGCTGGCGCGACTGGATCTCGCTGACCAATTGAATACCCAGGTAAAAGAATCGGTATCACAGGGAGCCAAACTTTTATTAGGGGGCAATCAGAACGGATGTTACCACGAACCCACTATTTTGGGAGAGGTAGTACCGGGAATGGCCGCCTTTGACCAAGAAACCTTCGGGCCCTTGGCCGCTATGATCAGGGCCAGGGATATTGACCATGCCTTTGAACTTTCTGAAAATTCGAAATACGGGCTAGGGGTAACGGTTTGTACCAAAAACACGGAAATGGCCTTAGAGCATGCCCATAAAGTTAGCGATGGCGCCTATTTTATAAACGAACTGGTGAAGTCCGATCCCAGATTGCCGTTTGGGGGAACCAAAAACTCAGGATATGGCCGTGAACTGTCAAAAGATGGGATGATGGAGTTTGTCAACAGAAAAACGGTATATGTAAAGCATTAA
- a CDS encoding C45 family autoproteolytic acyltransferase/hydolase, with protein sequence MQLRFNAISELGEPGAKFKKLFDSYWPGYNSWLTTKGAVSVPDLATSQAALRKYMPEMLPTYEKLCNLVNADAVAAQFLTGFQPPAYISACSQAVLVEKEVQLVRNYDYHPDLFEGTLLLSSWNGKKVMATSDCLIGAVDGMNESGLAISLTFGGRKVVGEGFGIPFILRYVLEFCDTTEEAVAALTRIPSHMAYNVTVVDRSGVFKTVLLSPDRTPLVTEAAFTTNHQIHVDWPENATFNKSMERSEFLSDLLAQKGLDAKTLADAFLRKPLYNTLFSEGFETLFTSVYQPVAGTMQLRWPNESMFQSFDNFTESHKLVQFGESAKELEQSDTLMNTPSETSRVTPQESLTCSTLERFYLN encoded by the coding sequence ATGCAATTACGATTTAATGCTATTTCCGAACTAGGGGAGCCTGGTGCTAAATTCAAAAAATTATTTGATTCCTATTGGCCAGGCTATAATTCCTGGTTGACTACCAAGGGTGCAGTTTCAGTTCCAGATTTGGCAACTTCACAGGCTGCTTTGAGAAAATATATGCCGGAAATGTTGCCGACATACGAAAAGCTATGTAACCTGGTGAATGCCGATGCGGTGGCGGCCCAATTTCTTACAGGATTTCAGCCCCCAGCGTATATCTCGGCATGTTCACAGGCTGTGTTGGTTGAAAAGGAGGTACAATTGGTGCGGAACTATGATTATCATCCGGACCTATTTGAAGGTACCCTTTTACTGAGCTCCTGGAATGGAAAAAAGGTGATGGCGACCAGTGATTGTCTCATCGGGGCAGTTGATGGGATGAACGAGAGTGGCTTGGCCATTTCACTTACCTTCGGCGGTCGAAAGGTAGTAGGGGAAGGTTTTGGGATACCCTTTATCTTGCGTTACGTCCTCGAATTTTGTGATACTACGGAAGAAGCAGTAGCGGCATTGACCCGTATACCCTCACACATGGCCTACAACGTAACCGTAGTGGACCGTAGTGGGGTATTTAAGACAGTGCTGCTGTCCCCGGATCGTACACCTTTGGTGACTGAGGCTGCTTTTACCACCAATCACCAGATACATGTTGATTGGCCAGAAAACGCAACTTTCAACAAAAGCATGGAGCGTTCGGAGTTTTTAAGCGATCTGTTGGCCCAAAAAGGTTTGGATGCAAAAACTTTGGCCGATGCATTCTTGAGAAAGCCCCTTTATAATACACTTTTCAGTGAAGGTTTTGAAACCCTGTTTACCAGTGTTTATCAACCCGTGGCAGGAACTATGCAATTGCGTTGGCCAAATGAGAGCATGTTCCAGTCGTTCGATAATTTTACGGAGTCACACAAACTGGTTCAATTTGGGGAATCCGCCAAAGAACTGGAGCAAAGTGACACTTTGATGAATACTCCATCGGAAACCTCAAGAGTTACGCCCCAAGAATCTTTGACCTGTAGCACTTTAGAAAGATTTTACCTGAATTGA